The window TAACCAGTAACTGTACCATTTATCTTCGGTTTCTTTAGGCAAATATGTTTTAGCAATACTCATAACGCGCAAAAGTACGATTGTTAGCGGTTCATAGCAAATAGGTTTTTACGGTTCCGGGAGCGAGGTTGGTGGTTTGGGGCTGCGGTTTGAGGGCCAGGCTATAGAAACAAAGTTTAGATAACCGATGCGTGTAACCGGCAACAGATTCAAGGTATAATTTGTCAACATTTTAACCGGCCACAGGCAACCCGTAACCGGCAACAGATTCAAGGTATAATTTGTCAACATTTTAACCGGCCACAGGCAACCCGAAAGTGGCAACAGAAAACACTTCACAATATTTTTACAATTAAAAAGTTATTATACTACTCAAACATTATTAGTCATGAAATCACTGCATATACACCGTTTTTGGCTCGATGTTTTAAAAAGGTCAAAACTGGGTTTTGTTATAAACTGGTTTAACCGTTAAGCGGTTCCGCGCTGTTGTTTTGAACTTTTTTGCTGTATTTTACTACCTTTAATTTTCAAATAATAACTATGAAATTAAAGTTCTGGTGTTTTATGTTCATGGTAGCCTTTTTACCATACGTAAACGCCCAGGTAACCGGTAAACAAAAAACGCCAAAATATAAACCAAAAACTACCGCACCTCCAAAAGTTATCAACCCGGCCGATATGGATACCGCTGTTAAGCCCGGCGATGATTTTTTTGAATACGGCAACGGCAACTGGGTAAAAAATAACGTTATACCTACCAAAACAGAACGCTGGGGTAGCTTTGCCATCCTTCGGCAGCAAAACACCCAAAAACTTTTAAAATTATTAGATGAGGCAAGCCGCCAATCGGTAACCGCACCTGAAGGCAGCCTAATACAACGCGTTGGCGACCTGTATGCCAGCGGCATGGATACCGCCACCATTGAAAAACTGGGTTATTCGCCCATTATACCCGACCTGGAGCGCATTGACAAAGTCAAAAGTTTTGATGATCTTATCAACGAGTTTGTTTTTGAACGCATTAACGGCACCGCCCAGCTGTTCAGATTAGGGATTGACCAGGACGATAAAAACACTTCAAAATGTATTGTGAGCCTTGGCCAGGGGGGCACTTCGTTACCCGACAGGGACTATTACTTAAAAAACGACGCCCGGTCAAAAAAAGTACAGGGTGCATTTAAAACGCTGATTACAACCTTATTTACGCTAACCGGCAGCAGCCCGGACGAAGCCGGCAGAAATGCGACAACAGTTTATAACCTGGAAAGCATGTTGGCAAAAGCCCAGCTTAGCCGTGAAGCCAGGCGCGACCCGCATGTTATTTACAATAAATTCCTTGTAGCCGATTTTAACAAAGTTACACCGCATTTAAACTGGACTAAACTTTTGCGCAGTTTAAATATCCCCCAACAGGATAGCATCCTGGTAGGGCAGCCTTCATTTTTTAAAGCTGCCGATTCTTTATTGGCGGCGGAGCCGGTTGAAAGCTGGAAAACTTTATTAAAATGGAATATCATCAGGGGGACTGCGGCACAACTGAGCTCGCCTTTTGTAAAAGCTACTTTTGCTTATAACAGCGTATTAACCGGCGAAACAGAACTACCGCCACGCAGCGAGCGTGTGAGCAAATTTGTTGACAGTGGCCTGGGCGAACTGTTAGGGCAATTGTATGTAGAAAAATATTTTACGCCCCAGGCTAAAAAGCGCATGGCAGAACTTGTAAGCAACCTAAAAACGGCGCTCGGCGATCGTATTAAGCGACTGGACTGGATGAGCCCCGAAACCAGGGAATACGCGTTAAAAAAACTGAATGCCCTTACTGTAAAAATAGGCTACCCTGATAAATGGGAAACCTATGATGGCTTAATGATTAAACGCGGCAGCTACGTAAGCAACATACGTAATATGTCGGTATGGCGTTACCGTTTTGAGATAAGCCGCCTGGGCAAGCCCGCTGATAAAAGCCGCTGGGGAATAACGCCGCAAACCGCAAACGCCTATTACTCCGAAATCAACAACGAAATTGTTTTCCCCGCAGGCATATTGCAGTTCCCTTTTTTTGATTTAAAGGCCGATGACGCTGTAAACTATGGCGGCATAG is drawn from Mucilaginibacter ginsenosidivorax and contains these coding sequences:
- a CDS encoding M13 family metallopeptidase, which encodes MKLKFWCFMFMVAFLPYVNAQVTGKQKTPKYKPKTTAPPKVINPADMDTAVKPGDDFFEYGNGNWVKNNVIPTKTERWGSFAILRQQNTQKLLKLLDEASRQSVTAPEGSLIQRVGDLYASGMDTATIEKLGYSPIIPDLERIDKVKSFDDLINEFVFERINGTAQLFRLGIDQDDKNTSKCIVSLGQGGTSLPDRDYYLKNDARSKKVQGAFKTLITTLFTLTGSSPDEAGRNATTVYNLESMLAKAQLSREARRDPHVIYNKFLVADFNKVTPHLNWTKLLRSLNIPQQDSILVGQPSFFKAADSLLAAEPVESWKTLLKWNIIRGTAAQLSSPFVKATFAYNSVLTGETELPPRSERVSKFVDSGLGELLGQLYVEKYFTPQAKKRMAELVSNLKTALGDRIKRLDWMSPETREYALKKLNALTVKIGYPDKWETYDGLMIKRGSYVSNIRNMSVWRYRFEISRLGKPADKSRWGITPQTANAYYSEINNEIVFPAGILQFPFFDLKADDAVNYGGIGCIIGHEITHGFDDKGRQYDGHGNLRDWWTKTDADKFKARANRLVVQYNNLTVLDSLHINGKLTLGENIADLGGLSIAYEAFMKTKQHRLAKMIDGFTPDQRFFLSWARVWRSLQRPEATAQRILTDTHSPDQWRVNAALTNIDAWYKAFNVKPGDKLYKKPEDRTAIW